The sequence GGGTTAAAAGAGGAGGATTGGCCATAATATCTCATATTGTTAAGCAGCTTTAAAACTTTAATAGCGGTGTATAGCATTTTAGCTCTAAGTGGAAACCGCTTTTATAGGAACTAGCAAAATAAAAGCAAAAAACCGGCTTTTTAAAAACCGGCTTTAAAGCAGTGAAGTAAATTAAGCTTTATTGTGCATCAAGTTCTTTGACCTTGTCGATGAACTTCATAGCATCTGCATCGCCCCAAGGAGCAGAGCCGATAAGGCTAGCCGTCAAACAACCATCCTTGTCAATAATCAATGTGGTTGGAAGCCCGAGTGCCAAACCTTCACGGCGTAATTTATAAAAAATTGCCATTGAAGTATCGCGATAAAACGGCAAATTATCAGCTTTATATTCTTTTAAGAAGTCATGCACATAGCTATCTTCTTGCTTATCAACATTGACTGCAACAACAGCAAGAGAATCATCTGCTTTTTCGTCTTGCACCTTGGCAATATCGGGCATTTCCTCACGGCATGGCCCACACCACGTTGCCCAAAGGTTTAAGAAAACTGTTTGTCCCTTAAAATCAGAAACTTTAACTTCTTTACCATCCGCGTTTTTAAAGGTTAAATCACCGGCATAAAACGGATCTTGCGCCATAATAACATTGGTAAACTCGCCAGAACGACTTTTTTTCAACGAGCTTAATTTTTGTTCATTTAACGCACAAGACTTATTTTCTGCCATTGAGGGGGCGGGGAAAATCGCGTATAGCAAAAATGGTAGAAGGGCAAAAATATACGAGCTTTTAGGTTTAAAAATAGTTTTTATTGCTGTTTTAATCCTTTTGCCATAAGGTTTTTCTTCAAGCATTTTATTATTCCTTTAATTCAGGGCCAAGATTATGACTGAGACCGATAAAAGCAACCAGATGTGGGGTGGACGTTTTGCCTCTGGCCCCGACGCTATTATGGAAGAAATTAATGCTTCCATTGATTATGACCGCAAACTTTATAAACAAGATATCAAAGGTTCCCTTGCTCATGCAGCGATGCTTGCTAAACAAGGTATTATTTCTGCTCATGATATGCAAGAGATAGAGCGCGGATTGCATATTATTTTGAAAGAAATTGAAAGCGGTAGCTTTGTTTTTTCACGCCGCCTTGAAGATATTCATATGAATATTGAAGCGCGTCTTAAGGATCTTATTGGCGAACCGGCAGGGCGTTTGCATACCGCGCGTTCGCGTAATGATCAGGTGGCGGTTGATTTTCGTCTCTGGGTTAAGGATGAAACGCAAAAGACCGCTGCTAGCCTTCATAAATTAATTGTTCTTTTAGTAAAGCGTGCGGAACAATTTGCTGGAAATTATATGCCGGGCTTTACTCACTTACAAACGGCGCAGCCAGTTACCTATGGTCACCACCTTATGGCCTATGTTGAAATGTTTGGCCGTGATTTGTCGCGTATGCAAGATGCGGTCAATCGCATGGACGAGTCACCCCTTGGTGCCGCAGCCCTTGCCGGTACGGGCTTTCCAACCGATCGTTTCATGACCGCTAAATTATTAGGCTTTCGTGAACCAACCCGCAATTCGATTGATAGCGTATCTGATCGTGACTATGCGCTGGAGTTTTTAAGTGCAGCCTCGATTTGCGCCACCCATCTATCCCGTATGGCTGAGGAAATTGTTATTTGGTCAACACCACAATTTAATTTTGTGCGCTTGTCTGACAGTTTTTCAACCGGCTCATCAATTATGCCACAAAAGAAAAACCCTGATGCCGCAGAGCTTATCCGTGCAAAAACGGGCCGTATCAATGGTGCATTAATCACATTGCTGACCGTGATGAAAGGCTTACCGCTTGCCTATTCTAAAGACATGCAAGAAGATAAGGAAGCAGTATTTGACGCGGCTGAAACCTTAGAGCTGTGCATTGCTGCTATGACGGGTATGATGAGCGATATTCACATTAATACCGATGCTATGGCAAAAGCTGCAGGCTCTGGTTTTTCCACTGCTACCGATCTTGCTGATTGGCTAGTGCGCGTGCTTGGCTTACCCTTTAGGGAGGCTCACCACGTTACTGGACGTGCGGTTGCACTAGCTGAAGAAAAGAAAGTGGAACTTGGTGCGCTAACCTTGCAAGACTTACAATCTATCCATAAGGATATTACCAGTGATGTATTTGGTTACCTCACCGTAGAAAAGTCGGTTGAAAGCCGTCAATCTTACGGTGGTACAGCGCCAAATCAAGTGCGCCAACAAATCGAAAATTGGAAAAAGCGCTTATCATAAAATTGCAATCTACTTTTTTAAGATTGCATGGTGCAACAGCATGGCGGACTCACATTTTAAGTCCGCCTGACTTAGCCTTTTTGATAAAAATCAATTTTAAAATACCTCATTTTATCAATCGCGTGTAAAATTAATATGCGTGTGAAATATATTAGTAAAATAGATGCGATGCAGTTTGATTTTTTGTCGCGAAACTTTGTTGAAATTGATTAAAGTATTTACAAATAATTAAAATTGAGGTTATCTATTTACTCAAGTAACCTGTTTAATCAGTATTCAAATACAACTTAAGCGCGATTTAGAGAATTATAAATATATTTAATCAAAAAATAATGGCTCGAAATGGAGCTAGTTTATATTTTCTAATATTAATTTCTTGGAAATTATGTAATTTTTAGTTGTATTTTTCTTGAGAATTTAAAACAAAACAGTTTTCCACCACATTCTAGCCATAAACTAATTAGCCGGTTAATTTTATTTGACATGAATCAAAATACACCATATAGTTGTATTGCTATCATATGATATCCTGCATGTGTTAGCGGCAGAACGGTGCCCCGCAATTAGCCGTCTGTCATCCCGGCCTCAGGACGTAATCCGGATGCTTCTGCATCCGGATTATTATTTTATAGAGATATTGGTTAGCAAGAAATTATTGCCGTTGCTGAGTAGTTGTATTTAAACCAACATAGCCGTATCTCTTGCCAGTATTTTCGCAAAAATATTAGTTTAATCCAAAATATCCAAAAATCTTTCGTAATACCGACTATAAGCTTTTAAAAAAATCTAAAATTTATTCAACAAAATCGAACTAAAAACTAATTTAGCAGTTTGTGTAGAGTTTTACTTGAGTTGGTTTGGCAAAAATTCAGATTAGTTAATATTATGGACATAGAACTTCTGCAGTTATAATAAGTCTTTCGTAAAATGCTTATGACAAAATATTCTATTAAGTGTTTGCTGCGACATTCATGCTATTTAAAGCGCCAAGGATATCAATATGGGCTTTGATGGGTAGGTGATCTGATGCAATGCGGGCCAAAGCACTTTTGTGCACCTCAACAGAATTTATTAGATTTTTAGGATAAGCAAACACGCGATCCAAAGCTAAGACGGGAAAACGCGCAGGAAAACTTGGTAAAGTTCCCATTGCAAGGTCAAAAAGCGGTGATAGGCTGGTGAGAGATGAACCTTTACCAATACGCCATTCATTCAGATCACCAATTAATAAAGTTGGCATGTCTGGGCGCGTTTCAAGATAGCTTAAAATAGTTTTTGCTTGCTGTATACGCGAACGGTGTAATAAACCAAAATGCGCACCAATAACTCGTAGGGGGCCATAAATTAACTCAAATTCAACAATGACAGCGCCGCGGGGCTCTAATCCTGGCAATTTTATTTGATGTACATCACGCACTTCGCCATTACGAAAAAATAGCCCATTGCCGTGCCAACCGTGACCAAGCGATGACATGGCTTGTATTGGTACCGGCTTTAATCCGGTGCGCTCATTTAAATAATCCAGATCCAAAAGGCCTATGCGCTCCCCAAAGCGTTTATCGATTTCTTGCAAACCAATAATATCAGCATTAAGTTCGGAAATAACATTAACAATTCTTTCAGGATTAAATATCTTGTCAAGGCCCACACATTTATGAACATTATAGGATGCGATAACCGTATCGCCACCCTCCCTATCTGCTGATAGTGGCCGATGTCCGCGACGATTTCTAATCGCAGAATCGACATTCTGGCGTAGTGTTTTATTGTTGAGCTTAGGAAAGGAAAATCGCTTTTTCTTTTTATCCATTTTTCACTTCCTCATAGATCATTTTTAGCAACTAATTTTCGTCACCGTTATTTTATCCATTATGATCCCAAAAAACATCAATTTACTGTTCGTATTGTTAAAAAAATAATCAATTATCTGTGTAACATTGTCGTTTTGCAATTTGTCATTTTGACATTACAATTTTATGAAAGGTTAAAGGCCGTCTAAAATGTTTCATTGTAAGGCAAATTCTAGCAACTTAAATCAGTTGCCTTTATTCAATTTATAAAGGTTTCTTTGACCCGTTTGGAGCAATATATATAAATTAATAAAATTATATCTATGAATAAAATCAAAAGAATCTCAAAATAAAATTTAAAAAATAATTCAAATATTCAAAATTTGGTATTTGCTTTATATAAGCTGCATTATAAAGAAAATTACTTATTAAAAATAATATAAACATAGTGGGGAAATAATAGTATTTTTTGAAATATCCAATTGCAATGATAAAGAGCATCACAAATTGGAATAAAAATAATGGAAACAAAAAGCTAGTATTTAATAGCTTCGCTACAACGAAATTATTTGAAAAAGCAGCGTTAAAGAAATAAGTTGAAAAATCACTATTAAAAATTGCAATAATGTCGCGTATACATGAAATTGTAAATAAACTAAGATAAAGGGCAACCAAGTAAAGCGCGCCGCCAATTTTAGTATTTTTTACAATTTTTCCCTTCTTTGCGGTGATATTGCTACTTGTATTTATACCATTCATAACGGTTCCAAACTCAATCTAAGAATTGAAATAACTATATTTAAAAAACAATTAATTAACGAAGGTGTTTTTTACTCGCTTAGAAAAAATAATATAGAATAGAAAAATAACAGCTATAAAACAGCCTAGCCAATAAATAGGGGACGTAAACACTTCATCTTTTTTAAATCTATATTTAAAAAATAAGGCATAACCAACATCCAAGCAAATTCGATAGATCAAAAATGCAATAAATACATATGGGAAGGTTCGTTTTTCCTTAAGTAACCCTATGAAAGCCATTGTCATTAAGACTAAATCAAATAAGAATGGAGCAGAAAGAAATGAGACTAAAACTTGGGTGAAGCTGTCAAAATCGTAAATAAATTGAACCTTATTTAAAATATAGCTTACATTATAAACCACGTGATATGTTAAGTATATTGCAACGAAATAAAGCAATCCACCAATTTTAAGGTCACTTTTTTTAAATTTATTTTTCACTACTAAATTACTTGAAGCGTTCAATATGTTTTCCTCGATTGGAAGCCAATTATAAATAAGTTCGATATAGTTAAAATATTAGAATTTTTTTAAGATATGACTTAGGCGGGATTTTATAGTCAACACCGTTACTATAAACAATGTAATGGCGATTATTCAAGTACTGGTTATTATATATATTATAAAATCATTATTTAGCTTTAATATCTGCTAAGGTGGATGTTGTTTAATATGATTATGCTGATGGTTAGACAAAGAAAACTATCACAAATTTTGATAAATTCATTCAATTTATTTGCTGTTGCTAGTGAGCACTTTTGGCTCGTACGCTTAATGTAAATACAAGACGCCAGCCATTAGCTTGTATTCTGGCAAAAATTGAGCGCTACAAATGAGCTCTTTATGATTTTTCAATATACTAGCTTGGCTTTGCTTGGAAATGGTGTGGCGTTTTCAGTATCAAAATAGCGTTTAGCGCTTCAATATCGGTATTTGGATAATTTGTTCAGGTTATTTTTCTTGCAAGAAATAGGTGCTAAACATGGTTGATGTTAAATAGGCTGCTATAAAGTTTACCGCCTGATTTAGTCATAAAAATACGCAAATGAGTGATCCGCGAGGATATTAGCGATTGGGTTCGGGTAATATCGAAACTCAAACGAATTCTCGCACTTCGCGTTGATGGAAAAGCTCATAAATGGTTTAGCAGGCGTGAAATTATTAAAATTTTACGGCAGATTAAAAAACTGTTTAGATGAAAAAATATGAAATCTCATTGCACATTATTGAGTGAGATTATTGTGAATATGTAAATGCATCAAGCTCTCAGTTAGATAATTAAAAATCTATGTTTTTTTTATCGCTCCCTTAATTGCCAGATGGATAAGAGTAAAAAGGCTAATGAGGGCAGCAGCATAGATCAGATAAATAGAAATGCCAAAGGTTTGATTAATGTCAACGCCGTTTTTGGCAAGGCATGAATTAAATGCTGTATCGACACGTTTTGCTATCACGAAGAATATGCCAAATAATGAAGCAAAGCTGCAAACTATGTATGCGAAAATAGTGCTTAAAATTTCGTAGGCCGACATGATGATAAAAATAATGCCAAGGAGGATGCTTGCCCACATCATCGAATAGGAGCCAATACGCCACATCTTATACTGGTTGCGAAAAAGAAAACTAACACTGAGCACCAGTGGCAAGGCGACAAAAAGCAGCCAAATAATTGGACCAAATGTTGTTGCCCAAAGTGGGGTGCCGCCCCAAATAGTCAATTCGGGTTGGTTTTTTGGGTAATGATAGGTGGTGAATGCTGAGGCTATTATACAGATGATGACTGCAAAGCTTGCTACATTAAAAAAACGTTGTGATGGATTGTTCTCGGCTTTAAGAGTTTCAAGATCGTTTTTTTCTTGCATTTTCGCCTCCTTTAATATATTTGAACATAATTCAATGTTGAACGATGTTCAATATGAAAGAGAAATAAAGCAAATTTATGATATTATAATTTGAAATGTGTTGTGGAGTATTTAAAATTTTACATAATAAACAATTTGTTATATTTTTTAAGGAAATTAAGTGATTGTTTTGTGTTAAATGGAATCAAATAGGCGGATTGTTTACTTGGCGCTCGTCACTTGGTAAAAACCACTTATCATCTACGGATAAAGCGTGAATGCATATTAAGTCGAGGCAAGCACTCTAATCTTTTTTTAAATGCTATTGGCAGCAAAATTTAGGAATAAATTTTAACCCTTTGGAAACCATAAAATAGAAGAAAGCATTTTTGGGCTCAAAATATAAAACTTGATTTCATTGTTTAAATCAAATTTTACACTTATTGCCGACAATGATGCTGTTTTCTTTTAAACTTTCAGGTAATATGGTTAATCTTGACCACTGGAAATGTGAAAACAAGGCGGGGTTTATATTGGAGTTTTATAACGTGTTTTTAGGTCATTACATACGAAGCGGCACAAAAAAAATAATTACTGCTGCACTTTTATCAGCCGCATCATTTGCTGCGCTACCCGCTATGGCTGCCGATTATAATAGTGGCAATGGCTATAATAATAATGGCAGTGGCTATAATGATGGCATTGCTATGCCGCAAGAAAAAGCACATTTTTGGTCTGGTAACTGGTCGCTCACCTTAGGCGGTTCTGCTTATAGTGCGCCGAGCTATGAAGGTGATTCTAAAAACGAACTTAAGTTTGCGCCCATTTTTTCGATCGGTCGTACTGGTTCTGAAGCACGCTTTTCTTCACGAAATGATAATCCTTCCTTTGGTCTCATTTCCTCTGGCCCATTTAATGCCGGTATTGTTGGCAAGATTATTTGGCAACGCGATGGTGGCACATCCGACGATCTTAAAGGCATGAAGCGCGTAAAACTTGGCGGCGAAGCAGGTCTTTTTGCTGAACTTTATCCAGTTGATTGGATGCGCGCCCGTGTTGAAGTGCGCCATGGTATCCGCTCTCACCAGGGTGTTGTTGCCGATATTGCTGTTGATGCTTTCCACGATGTTACGCCAACCGTTCGCGTGTCGGCAGGCCCAAGAATGTTTGTTGCTTCAAAGGATTATTATAAAGCCTTCTATGGTGTCGATGAAATTCGTGCACCATTAACCGGCCTCAAGCCCTATAATCCAAAAGGCGGCATTGGTTCTGTTGGTGCTGGCGGTGCTGTGACTTGGAAAACCACTGATAAGATTACCACCAGTCTTTTTGCTGAATATGATCGCTTAACTGGCCCTTCTGCTGATTCTAGCCTAGTTAAGCAACGCGGCTCTAAAAATCAATTCACCGTTGGTGTATCAGGCAGCTACCGTTTTGACTTCACTCTTGATTAAGAGTTAAACATTAAGGCATAAATAAAGCGCTTGTGTTTGTTGAACACAAGCGCTTTATTTATTTTTGAGATATGATTACCGCGATTATTAGACTTAATGGGCGGTATTTTTTTCTCTATAGGCATCAATGGCTGTTTTAATCGCTATACGAGCAGCTCTCGCATCCTCAAAGCCATTTAACTCGACTTTTTTGCGCCCTTCGGGTAAATTTTTGTAAATGGCGAAAAATTGCTCAAGCCGCAAAACTTCTATTTTTGGCAAGTCTTTAAGGTCTTTTATATTGTCATAGGTTGGATCAATTTTTGATGTTGGTACGGCAACAATTTTATCATCGGCTTCACCGCCATCAATCATTTTTAATATGCCTATGGGGCGTACTTTAATCGCTGCACCTGGCATAATTGGGCTGCGAGTATAAACAATGACGTCAAGAGGATCGCCATCACCTGCAAGACTGCTTGGCACCGAACCATAATTGGCAGGATAAACCACAGGCATAGATTGGAAGCGGTCAACAAAAATAAGCCCGCTTTCCTTATCAATTTCATATTTTACATTACTGCCTTGCGGTATTTCAATGACGGCGACAAATTCGTCTGGAACCTTGTCACTTTGCGGTAAGCGGTCAAGATGTACTTGTGCAAAAGCAGATAAAGCAGACATAGACAGCAGCGCCCCAATTGCGCAAATACGAAAAATTTTTAACATAATAACCTCGACATTCGAAATACAGTCAAGTGTTATCGTTACGACATTGCAGTTTCATGACAAAACTAGGTGGCGATGGGGCAAGCTTGTTTATATGGAGCTGTTGTGACAACTATTGCAGCGTGATTATTATCATAATAGTCAGATTTTCAGCCTGTTTAGCTTCTTCCTCTTGAAAATTTATTTAACCAACGACGTATGAGATAATTAGCAATAGAGCCTGTAGGAGGAAGACTAAAGTTCTGCGGATGCTCTTCAAGCAGCATGGTCTTCACTTCACTGCGGTCAAACCATTGGGCCTGCTCAATTTCACTATCGTCAATTATAATATTATTATCAAGGGCATCAGCAAAACTACCAAGCATTAAGGCTTGGGGAAAAGGCCATGGTTGGCTTGCAATATAAGTGACTTCACCAATTTTAATCTGCACTTCTTCAAATACTTCGCGGCGTACCGCTGCTTCAAATGTTTCACCCTGTTCAATAAACCCTGCAAGACAGGAAAAGCGCTTTTCAGTAAAATTATGATTATGGGCCAAAAGGCATTTATCGCGTCGTGTTACCAACATGATGGCAATAGGATCAACCCGTGGGAAATGCTCCGCTCCGCAACGGCTACAACTGCGACGATTGCCGCCACAACGCATCAAGGTTTCATTGCCGCAACTCGCACAAAAGCCATTATTATCATGCCAATTTAAAAGCGATGAAGCTTGCGCCAAAGCACCCACCAATGGTGGTGCAATTTTTGTATCAGTATAAAGACTGCGCAAATTACTGGCAGTAAACGGCTCGGTTAAATCATCAATCTTGATATCACTATGGGCCGCGAGAATCGAACGGCCACGATATTGCCCGAGATAAACGGCACTTTTCCAATTGGGATCAAATTGCTGGACTTCGCCAAGAGTAAGTAATGGCGTATCTTCCTTTTGTACAGCAAGACCATTTATAAACAATATTACTAAGCTTTCGTCAGATTTTAGCGCAAGCTCCACACAATCATCGCTGCGCTTTTCACTATCGCGGATAATTGGATTGCCAGTAAAAGCAATATTTGAAAAAGAAATTGGTGCTGGCATATCATTCCCCCGAAAACTGCGATATCACAAATAAAAGAATGCCTCGATGTTGACAGGCCAACTTGAAAAAGCCTACTTGGTCCGAAGCAAAGATGAACAGATTTTACAGAGCAAAGCATCTTGTGTTCGCTCGTTCTATTCTACATATGGCAGCATTTAAAAATTTCATCAGCAAAGACAAAATTTTTAAAATGATCGATATTTAAATGTTATTAAATAGGTTAGTTGTTTTTTTTGGCTATAAATTAACATCTTGTAAATTATATTTAAAATCATATAATCTTTGCTTCTCATAGCTATGCTGCAACTTTATTTTTCTTTTTTAATTAAGCACATCTTTGCCTAAAGCATGTTTGATTTTATCCATTATAGTAAAGGCAGCCTCATCATCATAAGCTATTTTTCCTGCAACGCCCCAAACTGGTCCTGGCCAATTTACATCATTTTCATGGCGGGCAATAATATGAATATGCAATTGGCGCACAATATTGCCAAGCGCACCGGTGTTGATTTTTGCATCGGGGAAAATATTATGCAAGGCTTGCGATACACTCATCATCTCAGCAAATATCGCGCTTTGGCTGGTTTGATCTAGCATGTGTAATTCAACCACATTAGCGATTCTTGGAATAAGAACTAACCAAGGCCAACGGCTATCATCAAGCAGGCGTAAATCACAAATTTTTAAGGAACATATTAGTTTTGTGTCGTTTTCTAAGCGTTTATCAAGGGAAAATTGGCTATTCATTGTATTTTCTTACCATTTTTTAAAAATCAATACTTGCTTTTTGCGCCCAAATTGACGATATGACAAGTGGGAAGCTGGTGGTGGACGAACCACTCGCCAATCGGGTCAGGTCCGGAAGGAAGCAGCCCTAACGAATCTGGGTCGGGTCACCGTGCCAGTTTCCCACCTTTGTAAGGTTTGCAGCAAATCAAATATTCTTTAGGATATCGATATTTCAGCTGTGTAAAGCGCATTTTTTTTGCAAATAAATAAATTGCAAAGCTGTTGGCAAAATGCCATAAATCTAGAAATATTTTAGCCAACCTTTTTTCAGATATTTGGATTGATAGCATGGACAATAATACGGCAGAACAAGCTTATCGCGTTCTTGCCCGCAAATATCGTCCGCAAGATTTTTCTGATCTTATCGGTCAAGAGCCGATGGTGCGTACCCTAACCAATGCCTTTGAGGCGGGGCGCATTGCGCAAGCATGGATGCTGACTGGTGTACGCGGTGTGGGTAAAACCACTACAGCTCGTATTTTGGCGCGCGCTCTTAATTATAAGACCGATACTATCGACCGCCCAACCATTGACCTATCAGTGATGGGTGAACATTGCCAAGCAATTATGGAAGGGCGCCATGTCGATGTGGTAGAAATGGATGCTGCCTCCCATACCGGTATTGATGATATTCGTGAAATTATTGAGCAAGTGCGTTATCGCCCTGTTTCAGCACGCTATAAAGTCTATATCATCGATGAGGTGCATATGCTTTCAACGCAGGCCTTTAATGGTCTGCTTAAAACATTGGAAGAACCGCCACCCCATGTGAAGTTTATTTTTGCAACCACCGAAATTCGTAAAGTTCCAATTACAGTATTAAGTCGGTGTCAGCGCTTTGATTTGCGCCGCATTGATTCTGCTACCTTGACGCAGCATTTGCAAAAAATTTCGAGTGCCGAGAATATCACTGTTGATAGTGAAGCTTTGGCGATGATTGCGCGCGCTGGTGAGGGATCGGTGCGCGATGCCTTGTCTATTCTGGATCAAGCTATTGCTCACGGTGCTGGCAGTGTTCATATTGAAGCGGTTCGCTCAATGCTTGGCCTTGCTGATCGCGCTCGTATTATCGATTTATTCGAGCTTATTATGAGCGGTAATATTGCCAGTGCTTTGCAAGAATTTAAAGGCCAATATGATGCAGGTGCTGATCCGGTAGTGATTTTAACCGAGCTTGCGGACTTCAATCACTTGGTAACCCGCTTGCGCTTTACCCCGCAATTGATTGATGATGTATCGCTTTCCGAAGAAGAGCGCCGCCGCGGTGCAGATTTTGCAAGCAAGCTTTCTATCCGCACTTTGTCACGTAATTGGCAAATGTTGCTAAAAGGCATTAGCGAAGCTGACAACGCGCCGCGCCCATTGCAAGCGGCAGAAATGCTGCTTATTCGGCTGGCTCATGCTGCCGATTTGCCAACAATTGATGAAGCTTTAAAAGCTATTACTGACGGTAAAACCCCTGATATTGCATTGAGCCAAATGGCTGTCGCCATGCAAAAGGCAGCGCCCCAACAACTAGCTGCACCACAAAGCGCAAACGTAATAAGTCCAAATGGGCAAAGCAAAATTGAGCAAAATCCCGCTCTACAACCCTTACCAGCTGTTGATAATGCTGCAAATGTAGTCATAGAGGCAACCACTCAATTAGATAATACTGGCTTAGATAATAAAAATCATGAGCAAGCACCGGTGGATAAGCAATCGGCTTTAATCCCACCAGTAGAAGACAAGGTTGAAGAAAAGAAGCAAGTTGCTGACGCAGTGAAAGATGAAGGCGTTGCACCGCTTTCCACCGTTGATGAAGTAGACAGCTCTTTATCAATTGAAGCAACCGCGCCTTTAAGCGACAAGCAACAAGCTGAAAGTCAAGCGCCTGATGTTGACGTTTTAAAGCAAGCTGAAAATCAACAGCCTGAAAGTCAAAAGCCTGAAAATCAACAAATTGAAAGTAAAGCGCAGGGCGAAGATGAAGCCTCTATTGATGGGCAAGTAAAAAGCGAAAAAAAAAAGCCTGAAATTAAACGCTTCAATGATTTAATCGCGCTTGCTGATGAAAATCGCGATCTACATTTTAAATTTTATTTAAAAGAATATGTTCGCCCAATAACCGTTAAGCAAGGCGTGTTGGAATATGTACCAACCGATGATGCACCACGTAATCTCTCAACCATTATTACCAAAACATTATTGGAATGGACGGGAGAGCGTTGGGCGGTAACCGCCTTGCGTGATGGTGGTGGCATGACAATTGCCGAAGCCGAACAAGCTCACCGCGATGAGCTTTTATCAGATGC comes from Bartonella sp. HY038 and encodes:
- a CDS encoding DNA polymerase III subunit gamma/tau; protein product: MDNNTAEQAYRVLARKYRPQDFSDLIGQEPMVRTLTNAFEAGRIAQAWMLTGVRGVGKTTTARILARALNYKTDTIDRPTIDLSVMGEHCQAIMEGRHVDVVEMDAASHTGIDDIREIIEQVRYRPVSARYKVYIIDEVHMLSTQAFNGLLKTLEEPPPHVKFIFATTEIRKVPITVLSRCQRFDLRRIDSATLTQHLQKISSAENITVDSEALAMIARAGEGSVRDALSILDQAIAHGAGSVHIEAVRSMLGLADRARIIDLFELIMSGNIASALQEFKGQYDAGADPVVILTELADFNHLVTRLRFTPQLIDDVSLSEEERRRGADFASKLSIRTLSRNWQMLLKGISEADNAPRPLQAAEMLLIRLAHAADLPTIDEALKAITDGKTPDIALSQMAVAMQKAAPQQLAAPQSANVISPNGQSKIEQNPALQPLPAVDNAANVVIEATTQLDNTGLDNKNHEQAPVDKQSALIPPVEDKVEEKKQVADAVKDEGVAPLSTVDEVDSSLSIEATAPLSDKQQAESQAPDVDVLKQAENQQPESQKPENQQIESKAQGEDEASIDGQVKSEKKKPEIKRFNDLIALADENRDLHFKFYLKEYVRPITVKQGVLEYVPTDDAPRNLSTIITKTLLEWTGERWAVTALRDGGGMTIAEAEQAHRDELLSDAEADPDVGRILSHFPGAKIVDVRLNNIEPEDESDDDIDLSDEHADMEEE